The region gaaaaaacaacaacaacaacaaaaaaataaaacaagcttaGTCCAGACTGCAGGTGGTGACCCTTTGAGACTCCAGCTTTTGGAACCAGCCTCTGTGCTCAAGCCTAGTTGTGCAGCTGCATCTCAGACCCAAAGCAGTCTTGAAGGGGAGGGGAGGAGGGGGGTGTTGCATGTGGGTGGTTGGGGGAGGGTATGGGACAGGACGGGACGGGTGCCACTAGATGCTCTGGCAGCACTGCATCTTTGGTTTATTCTCAGTAGGTTGCACCTGGATGGACACCACATTGTTGCTTGGTGACATGTCATTGTCCCGGCGGTCAGACATCTGCTTTTGGGATACGATCCGGTAGATTTCTGCAGAACAGAAAGAGATATTGATGCTAAGATGATGTATGGAGCCAACAATCCAGGAACTGGTAATGAATACGGACTTTGTGTTGCCATAAAAGCCTATAAACCCTACAGTTATTACTGGATGTCAGGGACGAACGCAATTATTGCATTGCAACGGACTGCGATGCTTTTGAAACATGTATTATTTGGTCCTCCTCTGCAGATGCCAGGAGCCAAACAGAGGCGCAAAAGACGACCGAAACTCTCTATTGCAGTCACGTCAGGCTAGAAAAACCCAACCGACCAAAGCAGGGCTTTTGATGAGTCATTCATAAGGATCTGGCCTTCAGCCAATCATTTACaatctttcttttccttttacacaaacacacaatcgcTTCCTCAAGCTTGTTTAGTGTGTATTACCTTCTTCATGCATTActcattacaaaaaataaaaaaaaaagtttatcattCTTCAACGCACACTCACCAGTCAGGATGGTCTGAAAAGCGGTCTCTACATTAGTGGAATCCAAGGCTGAGGTCTCTAGGAAGGACAGACCATTTTTCTCTGCAAACATGAGGGGATATATATTAATGGACATGGTAACAATTAACAAAGTACACAAAGATACTAAAGAAGCCCTGGGTATACACTCTTCCTGTAATTTATCAGGAGTTAAAGGTCTACTTGTAAGAGTTTACTGTGGATCTAACCTGCAAAAGCACGTGCTTCGTCGGTGGGCACGGCCCGAAGGTGACGCAAGTCGCTTTTATTGCCCACGAGCATGATGACTATGTTGGTGTCTGCGTGGTCTCTCAGCTCTTTAAGCCAGCGCTCCACATTTTCATAGGTCAGGTGCTTGGCGATGTCATACACTAGAAGGGCCCCAACAGCTCCCCGGTAATACCTGTAGACCAGCATGGATAATAAATCAAAGTAACCTCAATGAGTACACAGAAAATGCACACTTCTTGATTCTAATTTGAGTAATTCAATGGTTATtgcaattaaaatacaaatatttgactTCCTAATCGGTTATGTCATGTAAAAACTTCTGAATCAGTTTTAATTTTGATGTCACATACTTCTTTTTACTCAAAAATACATCAGATTATGCTAATGTGAGTGCtatgtacatttattcatttgccaGACCCTTTTAGCCACAGCTACATTTACAGTTGAGGAATACAGCAATCAACTATCTTAAGATGCCAATAAACACAAGAAGTGCCCTTTATACAAGGTTTCAATCATTGTTCAAAAAAGTATAAGCTAGGACAGGTATTAAGAGGTATTAAGAGATAAAGGGTATTAAGAGAATAGAAAAAGTGAaggcattgattttttttatgaggtGACAGTTAGATGCTGACAGAAGAGATTAGTTTTTAGGTGTTTCTTGAAGATTTTCATATTGAGTTTGAACACTGAGTTAAGAACGTTTCACACTCAAAACAATAtctataaaaataactataatgtTAACTATACCGTTATTGCATTCACACCAACTTACAATAACTTTCTGTTTATCATCGTCATTCATAGCAGTTCTCTCATTTTAAGTGCTTGAGCTCTTTAAAGACAGGTGTATTCTGACCAATCACGTTCTTCAACTGGGAAATTTTTTTTACCGAATGTGATTCTGCATTACATGTTATTGTGACTGTTGtgattgtggtgtggacttcTAGGCTTAGAATGTTTATTAAAACTTCACAAGTCACACTTATCGTCCTTGCTGTGAATGGGCCTTTAGActtattcagaaaaaaacaacaatttcaGAAATATCAACCGTTATCTGTAATATGAGGAATAACATTTTTGATTTTTGAAGAGTCTTACGCTGAAGTGATGGCCCGGTAACGTTCCTGTCCGGCTGTGTCCCAGATCTGAGCTTTCACCGTCTTTCCATCCACCTGAATGCTACGTGTAGCGAACTCTACTCCAATAGTGCTTTTGCTCTCAAGGTTGAATTCATTTCGGGTGAAACGTGACAACAGGTTACTCTTCCCCACACCAGAGTctccaatcaggaccacttcAAAATAAAACGCATCAGGATTTCATATCAGGACATCAGACCtctttttaaagggttagttcacctaaatgTTTTGTGTCATTTTCTTACCCTCATGTAAACCCATAAGAATTGTccacatctttaaaacataatTGAAGGCATTTTAAATGAAACCTTGTATCCAttccataaaaaaacaaacagttcagaaacaagcatgttccatgtttacc is a window of Carassius carassius chromosome 23, fCarCar2.1, whole genome shotgun sequence DNA encoding:
- the LOC132101527 gene encoding ras-related protein Rab-11A-like, which codes for MGTRDDEYDYLFKVVLIGDSGVGKSNLLSRFTRNEFNLESKSTIGVEFATRSIQVDGKTVKAQIWDTAGQERYRAITSAYYRGAVGALLVYDIAKHLTYENVERWLKELRDHADTNIVIMLVGNKSDLRHLRAVPTDEARAFAEKNGLSFLETSALDSTNVETAFQTILTEIYRIVSQKQMSDRRDNDMSPSNNVVSIQVQPTENKPKMQCCQSI